One Ctenopharyngodon idella isolate HZGC_01 chromosome 3, HZGC01, whole genome shotgun sequence genomic window, GTTGATAGGAAGGGCTCAGCAGTGCCTGGGTGCCCAGGGAGCCACTGCCTGAGTCCCTAGAGGTAGACACCAGACAACCACAGGACATGAGCGCCGCTAAAGGAGGCCTGGTCATCTTCACGGCCAACTCCAACCCCTCCAGCAGAGAGCTGGGCAGGAGGATAGCCGAGTAAGTTGCCACTGGAGGTCCATTATAACATGGCAGTTATACTGGGTAGTTAGGAAAAGTGGTAAGGCATTCATTCTCCAACAGCAGATCTGAGCTGGAACAACTGTATTCTTTTGAGTACCAATGGTTAGTACcaaatcaagatttttttttttttaaactaagagGTGTCTTTATCTAATTTAAAGTATaccaccgttcaaaagtttggggtaagttttctttgcttttatgctttaaaaaaaataatattaataaaaatgcattaaattaatcaaaaaagtgacagtaaagtcattaataatgttacaaaaggtttctgTTCTAAATAAATCctcttctattcatcaaagacaaCTGTTATCACTTTTATAAacataatgtttcttgagcaccaaatttaAATGATCATATTAGATTTTTGCTCTAATGTagcttttagttttttttttttttaaaaacatttttaaaaaatacagcccccaaacttttgaatggtagtgtatgtctgGATGAATCTCACAAAGGCTCACATTTCATCAAAACAAAAACTTCATGCAAAGAATAAACAACAATAgttatgttaatattttaacaatggGTCTTTCTAGTCTAACTGAGatttacatcttgtaaattaaatgttaaatactgATGATTCCTGTGATTTCTGCTGTGTGTTTAAACTGTTATTTTGCATCATATTGCCCTAaacttttgttcttttacaggCGGTTGGGTGTGGAGCTTGGGAAGGTGCAGGTCTATCAGGAGGCTAACAGAGGTGAAAGCCTGTTTTTTGCTCAACTTTCAATTAAAtatctgctttttttttaatctacacTAGCGATGGCTGCTGCTGTAGTGGTTGTTCATTCTTTGCGTGCCATACTGAAGAGAGTAGACAAAACAGAGCAGGGATCTGAGCTGCTATTGGCTAATTAAACAGACAGTCTTTGTTTTGGGTCAAGCTTGCGTATTGTGAAATGGAGATATGCTTACACTCCCACATGCAGACACTGTGATTAAATTCTTTTAGCATTCCCTGCACAGTCAAATCTTTGTGCGAACTTTTAAATAGCCAGCCTGTTTGGGTGAAGTTAAACATTTAGTGTGGatcaaagaaaaaatgaaagtaaCATTTCTTTTCCCACAGAAACACGGGTCCAAATCGAAGAGTCTGTGCGCAGCAAAGATGTTTTCATCATTCAGACCGTGTCCAAGTAAGAGGCCTTAGGGgttgtttacacaacaccgttttcaacggAAAAGTTTTTATGCAATTTGGCaaattcatttacacgacaacggcgttttggtggcctgaaaacacaaacttttcaaAACAGGTTTCAgtgtgcaagtttttgaaaatgctaCCATTGTCAATCTATGAAAGTTTTGttgataaataaatcaataatggTGTTAATGGTGTTTAAAATATTGGATATTGGTTTAACATGAAGTCCAATTGTAAAGAAAAGTTGACTAAATGGGTAACTTTTTTTCAgtgacactttttttctttttcttcaaactagttttttttttttttttttccatctaaaAGTCCTGTTTTGACAGCTCAACCCCCCTGAAGCCAGTGTGCTGTATTATGCAAATTAACCCTCAGTTTGACATTAATACTGATGTTAAATATACAAATCTCCATGTATGCAAATTAGGTTTCCTAAATCGCAGTCTTTGAAAACTTCCATCCTTCCCTATCTGCAGGGATGTTAACACCACCATCATGGAGCTGCTCATTATGGTGTATGCCTGCAGGACGTCCTGTGCTCGGAATATCATCGGTGTCATTCCCTATTTCCCTTACAGCAAACAGTGCAAAATGAGGAAGAGAGGCTCCATAGTCTCTAAACTACTTGCCTCAATGATGTGTAAAGCAGGTAAATGAGTCCATCCAAGACTAAACAGTCCCTTCATTTGTGGTTTATATGGATACTGGTCAATTATAGTCCTCTAACTCATTTGCTTTGAACGTTCGCTCTGTCCATTGTGGCTTTGATCAGGTCTGACTCATCTCATTACTATGGATTTGCATCAAAAGGAAATCCAGGGTTTCTTCAACATTCCAGTGGACAATCTCCGGGCCTCACCGTTCCTGCTACAGTACATACAAGAAGAAGTAGGTCCTTGCTTAATGCTTGTCTTCATGTCATTTGCATGAGATCTGAAATTCCTGTAGATACTGTAGTTGATCGTCCTGTTTGTCCTGTCAAATCCTTCAGGTTGAATAATAGGTCATTCCATGTTACGTTGCTAATAAATAGAAAGCAGGACAGAAACCGGATTTATCTGACGCTGAATTTTCTCAGAATAAATTCCTCCACTCAAGattatgcattcatttattcatgagaaATTTTCTCTCTTGCTCAGATGGAAGGTCATCTGCCATTAGTTAGTAATGAGCCTTGACTGTATGTGAATGCATGATGTATATCTCTGCCTTTCCTTTtagatttgtgttttttttttttttttactttgcctTTGCATTCAGATTCCTGACTACAGAAATGCTGTAATTGTGGCCAAATCTCCAGCATCAGCCAAAAGGTAaagtaatatcttacttttGCGGTGCCATGTCATGTAAAATATCCATGGACCTAAGAAATAGAGACTTGCAGGAGTAATTGACCAGTCAAGTATTTGTTCTATATCAGCTAATAAGAATACAATATTGAAGTACCTTCACAACTTTACCTGCTTTAAGCACCAATGAATTATCCCTTTCCCACCAAATCCCTCACTTAAATCTAACCGTATGCAATGGGAGGCGCTGTGCAAATATGATGTTGAGGTTATGAAAGGTGATGTGTGCTTTCAGATTCACTCAGGTGTGTCAGTATTTCAATTCCTACTGGTATATTGACTCTTTTCACAGTCATGCATCccaaaggaaaaataaaatctgCTTAAGTTAGAAAGTAAATGagaaattcaatttaaaattcaTCATGCTTGTCACATGGTGATCAAaacatctataaaaaaaaatacacaataatgCTAAAAACACAATAGTGCCATAAaggttttataaataaattagtaaGGGGGTGGTGCAAAGTTGTATTTAGAAAAAGAAGACGTTGGTTCTCAACCAGGCCCACTAGGGGGCATCAGCAAACTTCCATGGGGGCAataaatagttcacccaaaagggatagttcacccaaaaatgaaaattatcccatcatttactcaccctcaagccatcctaggtgtatcttctttcagaagaacacaatctgagatatatttaaaaaaatatcctgctccttaaagctttataatgttagtGATCGATgcatccatcaatcataaaaAAGAATTCATATGGCTTCAGGGGGCTAATAAAGGTTTTCTGAAACAAAGCGatggttttttttaaagaaaaatatccgtatttaaaacttttataaagtaaaaaaaaaaacagctttcgGCAGATGGCCGTATGCATCGATTTGcagcggaagagtgacctctgacctgacgcatgacgtaatgacgaacgcggaagcgcagaggatagagtaaaacaaaacaccggtcacaaattagaagtttaaaatgagaaatcttaagagaaatgtcggaggatttcgatataagagaagagaagcttgagtttgttgcccatccatatttgtttaaaccgcgagaggcgtctaagcttacgatactcctacttCCTGCTtcatacatcgcgtcacgggttacttatttggcgcaagtcaacttgtGCAGTATTCGTACTGTTGTCCGCCGGGAGCTcgttatttacatttataaagttttaaatatggatatttttcttacaaaaacccatcacttcacttctgaaggcctttattaaccctttggagccgtatggattatatttatgatggatgaatgcatttattttggacttcaaaacacgccccccattcactaccattataaagcttggaagagccaggatattttttaaatatatctccaattgtgttcgtctgaaagaagaaagtcatatacacctaggatggcttgagggtaagtaaatcatgggataattttcatttttgggtgaactatctctttaaaataatgaaaatttggTTATATTAACaatcttaattaaaataataatttaaaaaaaaacactaaaaattagGATGCACAACATTAAACTGACATTTtagttgatttattttaattacaacaaCAGAAGTACCAGAGGTACATATCAGCTTAGATAGGAGGACCTTCAAATATTGTCTTGGACAAAGTAGGGGCCTTGGAAAGGTTGAGAACCATTTATTTAAGAGTACTTGACTACGGATTATTCAAAATGCTCATACCTACCCAATTAACAGGATTTGGAGTAGGATTTATAgctctttttcttctttcatgTTAGTTCCTTGGTTTGTGTCAAAAAGGTTGAGTAGAgccacataaaaaaataaaataaataataacaataataataaaaacgttGAAAAAGAAttctgtgtctgtgtttgtacaGGGCCCAGTCATTTGCGGAAAGATTGCGGCTGGGCATTGCTGTGATCCACGGTGAAGCCCAGGATGCTGAATCGGACCTGGTGGATGGACGTCATTCCCCACCCACTGTCAAAAACATTGGCGCCATCCATCCAAGCCTAGAGATACCATGTGAGAATCTCACCACAGCAAACTCACTTTgtccgttttatttttttcaatattctctattgtcttttttttttcttgcatagTGCTGATTCCCAAAGAAAAACCCCCTATAACCGTAGTGGGAGATGTAGGTGGACGGATTGCCATCATAGTGGTGAGTTCGAGATGATTCGAATGTCTTCAGGGTGCTATTTTAAGTTCTTCTAAAAATAGCAAAAAGAAAACTTCTaatccttttttgttttgttttaggatGACATCATTGACGATGTCGACAGTTTTCTAGCAGCAGCCGAAACTCTAAAAGAAAGAGGCGCCTACAAGATCTTTGTCATGGCCACTCATGGAATCCTC contains:
- the prpsap2 gene encoding phosphoribosyl pyrophosphate synthase-associated protein 2 isoform X1; this translates as MSAAKGGLVIFTANSNPSSRELGRRIAERLGVELGKVQVYQEANRETRVQIEESVRSKDVFIIQTVSKDVNTTIMELLIMVYACRTSCARNIIGVIPYFPYSKQCKMRKRGSIVSKLLASMMCKAGLTHLITMDLHQKEIQGFFNIPVDNLRASPFLLQYIQEEIPDYRNAVIVAKSPASAKRAQSFAERLRLGIAVIHGEAQDAESDLVDGRHSPPTVKNIGAIHPSLEIPLLIPKEKPPITVVGDVGGRIAIIVDDIIDDVDSFLAAAETLKERGAYKIFVMATHGILSSDAPQLIEESAIDEVVVTNTIPHEIQKLQCPKIKTVDISMILSEAIRRIHNGESMSYLFRNIGMDD
- the prpsap2 gene encoding phosphoribosyl pyrophosphate synthase-associated protein 2 isoform X2; the encoded protein is MELLIMVYACRTSCARNIIGVIPYFPYSKQCKMRKRGSIVSKLLASMMCKAGLTHLITMDLHQKEIQGFFNIPVDNLRASPFLLQYIQEEIPDYRNAVIVAKSPASAKRAQSFAERLRLGIAVIHGEAQDAESDLVDGRHSPPTVKNIGAIHPSLEIPLLIPKEKPPITVVGDVGGRIAIIVDDIIDDVDSFLAAAETLKERGAYKIFVMATHGILSSDAPQLIEESAIDEVVVTNTIPHEIQKLQCPKIKTVDISMILSEAIRRIHNGESMSYLFRNIGMDD